TCGCGGGGGATGTCCTTGAAGTAGGTGTAGATCATCCACACCAGAATCGGCAGGTTGATCAGCGTGTAGATGATGATCAGCACCGCGCGGCTGTCGAGCAGGCCGAACTGCTTGGCCAGCAGGTAGATCGGCACCAGCACGCCCACCGGCGGCAGCATCTTGGTCGAGAGCATCCACAGCAGCGTGCCCTTGGTGCGCTTGGTCTCGTAGAAGGCCATCGAGTAGGCAGCGGGAATGGCGATCAGCATGCCCAGCGCGGTCGCGCCGAAGGAAATGGTCACCGAGTTCCAGGCGTACTTGAAGTAGCCGCTGCGGTCCTGGATGTGCAGGTAGTTTTCCAGCGTGGGCGTGAAGATGAATTGCGGCGGCGTGGCGAAGGCGTCGATCTCGGTCTTCAGGCTGGTCAGCAGCATCCAGAAGATCGGGAAGAACAGCAGCAGCGCCACGGCCCAGGCGAGCAGCCCGACCACCAGGGTATTGAGGCGGCGACTTTGTTTGAGCGTCAGCATCGGTCTGTCCTCAGTATTTTTCGGTGAGATTCTTGCCGAGCATCCGCACCAGGATGATCGCCGCGATATTGGCGATCACCACCGCGATCAAGCCGCCGGCCGAGGCCATGCCGACATCGAACTGCAGCAGCGCCTGGTTGTAGATCAGGTAGGCGAGGTTGGTGGATGCGTAGCCGGGGCCCCCGCTGGTGGTGGTGAAGATTTCGGCGAATACCGAAAGCAGGAAGATCGTCTCGATCATCACCACCACGGCGATGGGGCGCGCCAGGTGCGGCAAGGTCAGGTGCCAGAAGATCGCGATGGGGCCGGCGCCATCGAGGCGGGCGGCTTCCTTCTGCTCCTGGTCGAGGGACTGCATGGCCGTCATCAGGATCAGGATCGCGAAGGGCAGCCATTGCCAGGACACGATGATCACGATGGACGCCAGCGGATGCTGTGCGAGCCAGTCCACCGGCTGCGCGCCGAAGAATTTCCACACCGCCGCGAGAATGCCCGAGACCGGGTGATAGATCAGGTTCTTCCAGACCAGCGCGCTGACGGTGGGCATGATGAAGAACGGCGAGATCAGCAGCACACGGACGAAGCCGCGGCCGGCGAAGTCCGCCGCCTCCAGCAGCGCGGAGATGAGCACGCCGAATACCACGCTGATCAGCAGCACGCTGCCGACCAGGATCAGGGTATTGGTCATGCCGGGCATGAAGCCGGCATCGGTCAGGAAGTAATGGAAGTTCTCCAGCCCGACGAAATCGTTCTCACCGGGATAGAGCAGGTTGTAGCGGATCAC
This DNA window, taken from Pseudomonas sp. FeN3W, encodes the following:
- a CDS encoding carbohydrate ABC transporter permease, translated to MLTLKQSRRLNTLVVGLLAWAVALLLFFPIFWMLLTSLKTEIDAFATPPQFIFTPTLENYLHIQDRSGYFKYAWNSVTISFGATALGMLIAIPAAYSMAFYETKRTKGTLLWMLSTKMLPPVGVLVPIYLLAKQFGLLDSRAVLIIIYTLINLPILVWMIYTYFKDIPRDILEAARMDGATLLQEMLRVLLPISKGGLASTMLLSLILCWNEAFWSLNLTSSNAAPLTALIASYSSPEGLFWAKLSAVSTLACAPILIFGWISQKQLVRGLSFGAVK
- a CDS encoding sugar ABC transporter permease gives rise to the protein MATPSAALPKAPVTDTASEPSERKPRRFGPSWFLVSPSVALLLLWMLVPLSMTVYFSVIRYNLLYPGENDFVGLENFHYFLTDAGFMPGMTNTLILVGSVLLISVVFGVLISALLEAADFAGRGFVRVLLISPFFIMPTVSALVWKNLIYHPVSGILAAVWKFFGAQPVDWLAQHPLASIVIIVSWQWLPFAILILMTAMQSLDQEQKEAARLDGAGPIAIFWHLTLPHLARPIAVVVMIETIFLLSVFAEIFTTTSGGPGYASTNLAYLIYNQALLQFDVGMASAGGLIAVVIANIAAIILVRMLGKNLTEKY